A genomic window from Macaca thibetana thibetana isolate TM-01 chromosome 16, ASM2454274v1, whole genome shotgun sequence includes:
- the LOC126939035 gene encoding zinc finger protein 43-like, producing the protein MYSQYTKELWPEKGPKYSLREALLRRYRICGHGNLQCMKGCRSVSKVQKGCYNRLNQSLSTTHSKIFQCNKCVKVFSKLSDLNRHKIRHTGEKPFRCKECGKFFHMFSLLTQHQRIHTRENPYKCEEYGKAFNWPSNLIKHERIHTGEKPYKCDKCGKGFLQSASLIIHKRIHTGETPYKCDDCGKAFKCISVLTKHKRIHTGEKPYKCEDCGKAFKWFSTFSSHKRIHTGEKPYICKECGKAFKEASYLSGHKKIHTGEKPYKCEECGKAFMWVSCLTRHKRTHTGEKPYNCGECGKVFKYSSNLNEHKKIHTGEKAYKCGECGKAFKYRSTLSKHKRIHCGGKPYKCDECSKAFKSTSDLTKHKIIHTGEKPYKCEDCGKAFKRFSILTRHKRIHTGEKLYICKGCGKAFKQASDLNGHKKIHTGEKPHKCEECGKAFKWLSCLTRHKRSHTEEKPCTCDECGKAFKYSSNLNEHKKIHTVEKPYKCEECGKAFKCHSSVTDHKRIHTGERPYKCEECDKIFNWASSLLKHKRIHTGRISYKCEECGKAFTSCSSLSNHKILHT; encoded by the coding sequence ATGTATTCTCAATACACCAAAGAGCTTTGGCCAGAGAAAGGCCCAAAATATTCATTGCGAGAAGCACTACTGAGAAGATACCGAATATGTGGACATGGGAATTTACAATGTATGAAAGGCTGTAGAAGTGTAAGTAAGGTGCAGAAAGGATGTTATAACAGACTTAACCAATCTTTGTCAACTACAcatagtaaaatatttcaatgtaataAATGTGTGAAAGTCTTTAGTAAATTGTCAGATTTAAATAGACATAAGATAAgacatactggagagaaacctttcagatgtaaagaatgtggcaaattttttcacatgttctcactcctaactCAACATCAGAGAATCCACACTAGAGAGAatccctacaaatgtgaagaatatgGCAAAGCCTTTAACTGGCCCTCAAACCTTATTAAACATGAGAgaattcatacaggagagaaaccctacaaatgtgataAATGTGGCAAAGGTTTTTTACAGTCTGCAAGCCTTATTATAcacaagagaattcatactggagagacaCCCTACAAATGTGACGactgtggcaaagcctttaagtGCATCTCAGTCCTGAcaaaacataagagaattcatactggagagaagccctacaAATGTGAGGattgtggcaaagcctttaaatGGTTCTCAACTTTTAGTAgccataagagaattcatactggagagaaaccttacatttgtaaagaatgtggcaaagcctttaaagAGGCCTCATACCTTAGTggacataagaaaattcatactggagagaaaccctacaaatgtgaagaatgtggcaaagcctttatgTGGGTCTCATGCCTTACTAGACATAAGAGgactcatactggagagaaaccctataatTGTGGTGAATGTGGCAAAGTCTTTAAATACTCCTCAAACCTTAAtgaacataagaaaattcatactggagagaaagcCTACAAATGTggagaatgtgggaaagcctttaagTATCGCTCAACCCTTAgtaaacataagagaattcattgTGGAgggaaaccctacaaatgtgacgAATGTAGCAAAGCATTTAAATCCACCTCAGACCTGAcaaaacataagataattcatactggagagaaaccctacaaatgtgaggattgtggcaaagcctttaaacGGTTCTCAATCCTTACTagacataagagaattcatactggagagaaactttacATTTGTAAAGggtgtggcaaagcctttaaacAGGCCTCAGACCTTAATggacataagaaaattcatactggagagaaaccccacaaatgtgaagagtgtggcaaagcctttaagtGGTTGTCATGCCTTACTAGACATAAGAGGAGTCACACTGAAGAGAAACCCTGTACTTGTGacgaatgtggcaaagcctttaaatACTCTTCAAACCTCAAtgaacataagaaaattcatactgtagagaaaccctacaaatgtgaagaatgtgggaaagcctttaagTGTCACTCATCTGTTACTGatcataagagaattcatactggagagagaccctacaaatgtgaagaatgtgacaaaatCTTTAACTGGGCCTCCAGCCTTCTAAagcataagagaattcatactggaagGATatcttacaaatgtgaagaatgtggcaaagcctttacgTCTTGCTCAAGCCTTTCTAATCATAAGATACTTCATACTTGA